From Pseudomonas sp. G2-4:
AGTCCCGAGTACGTGCGCTGGAAGCGTTCCGAAGCCTGCCGGCGCGACAGGACGCTACCGCTGAAAAGATGGGCGGTGAGCGAACATGAAATTGTTACTCCAAGGGATGCATTACTATTTCCTTGGCATATAGTCTTACTAATCAAAGGGTCTTCTTCAAAGCCGCTTACCAAGCGCTGCATCGAAAGGAGTATGGAATGGCTCTACGACCTCCACGGCGATATTGGCTGACCGGTGCGGGTAACGGCGTAGGTGCGTCGTTGGCCGAAGCGATACTCGACACCGGTGCGCACCTGGCCATGAGTTCACGCTCGGCTCAATCATGTGAAGCCCTTTGCGCTCGTTACCCAGGACAAGTTCTGGCGCTGCCCGGCGATTTGACCGACAGCCAGACCGTGCGTGAGATCGGCGAGAAGATCACCCAACAGTGGGGGTCCCTGGACACTGTGATTCTCAACGCCGGAACCGCTGAATACTCCGGCGACCACCCGGTCATCGAGCACATCGTACGCAGCAATCTGCTGGTCGCCAGCCTTTGCATCGACACGGCATTGCCGCTACTACGCGCGGGTATCGCGCCTCATCTGGCGGGTATCGCCAGCCCGGCGACTTACCTGCCACCCTCCTTGACGGAGGTCGGCGGCAGCGGCATGCGTTATCTGTTCGAATCGACCCGCCTTGACCTCATCCCCGAGGACATCGACGTGACATTGGTCCACCCGGGCTACGACAACCCGGCACTAAGCCACGGCGATTGTTTTCCCGCCCCAGTCCGGTGGTCAGCTGAAACGGCGGCGAATCACATACTGTCGCAGTTGATCGACCGTCACCCCGAAGTGGCCCTCCCCGCTGCGTCCATGACGGTGCTCTGGCCATTGCCTTCATCGAACGAGTCCCTTCAGGCAGGCATCGACTCAAGCCAGGCGAGTGACAAATGCCCGATCAAGGGGCAACCCTGAACGGCCGGGTTGCCTTACACTGCGCGCCATGAAAATCATCCCCCTCCATGAAATCGCCGCGCCAGCCGTCACTTGCTCGACGTGCGCGGCGTGCTGCTGCCAACTGGAAGTGATGCTGATCACCGACACCGGCGTCCCGGAACGTTTTATCGATACGGATGATTGGGGTGGAGAGGTGATGCTGCGGCTCGACGACGGCTGGTGCGCGGCACTGGATCGCGACACCATGATGTGCACGATCTACGAAAAACGCCCGCTGATCTGCCGCGAATTCGAGATGGGTGCGCCGGAATGCATCGAAGAACGCCTCGGAATTGCGACGGCGTATCGGTAGGCATCGGATCGATGGGGAGTCTGAATTTCTGTGGGAGCGAGCTTGCTCGCGATAGCGATAGACCTTTCAACATGAAGTTGTCTGACCCACCGCTATCGCGAGCAAGCTCGCTCCCACAGTGTCTGAACGCTACAGCGGCATCGTGTAGTGCAGCGCGTAGCTTTCTACACCGTCGTTGGTCGACTTGATGCCGGCATTGGAATAATGAGTGGCGCGAATGCCCACTTCATGTCCGCCATTGAAGCGCAGGCCGAAACCGATACGGTCTTCGAACTGGAAAGCCGTTCCAAGTTTGTTGCTTTCCACTTCGGTATTGGCGAACAGCGCAACACCTACACCCGCCTCGATGTAAGGCTTCACGTTCTGACCGGCAAACTCGTATACAAAGACCGGCGAGAACGACAGGCTGTGGTTGCTGGAGGTCTCGTCCCCGTCCCAATAGGTATAGGCACCGCTCCAGTAGCCGGTCAGGCGACCCACATCGCTCTGCCACCAGCTCTTGTCCCAATCGAACTGCATGCCCAGGCGATAGGTCATGGTCGAATCACTGGTTTGGCCGACCCCAAACTCCACGCCCGCCGCCTGAGCGGTGTAAGTGTGCCCCAACAATGCAGCCGCAAATGCGGCAAAGCAAAATAAGCGCTTCATTAGAAACATCCTTTTCCGAACAGACTTAGTTAGTTTTGTTACAAACAGACAAAGCTATAGAAATCCGCGACAAAACAGAAGTTCACCCCATTTCACACATTTTTCACGTTTTTCTTACAGATCGAAGCTTCGCACAACGCCAGACGAATGCCATAGCAACGGTAGGATTTTTCTCAAATGTATCGGATCTGCGCTAGTCCAGAGTTGGGTTTCGCTGGCTGGCCCTTCGGCCAATAGCGCCCGCTCGGCTAACAGCCGTTGAAGCTGGCGGGCCACGGCGGCGCCGGTGTCGATCAGGCTGATGTGTTCCGGAATCATTTGCTTGAGCAATGGCTTGAGGAACGGATAGTGCGTGCAGCCCAGGATCAGCGTGTCGCAGCCGGCTGCCAGCAACGGATCGACATATTGCTGCAGCAATTGATGCAAGGCCGGACTGTGCAGATCACCCGCTTCGATCAGTTCCACCAGTCCCGGACACGGTTGAGTGATCACCCGCACATCGGTAGCGAAACGGTCGAGCAAGGCGGCGAACTTGGCGCTTTGCAAGGTGCCAGTGGTCGCCAGTACACCGACGATACCGCTGCGGGTCGCGGCGGCGGCCGGCTTCACCGCCGGCTCCATGCCGACGATGGGCCAGTGAGGGAAATCACGACGCAAATCGGCCACTGCGGCAACCGTTGCGGTATTGCAGGCCACCACCAGCGCCTTGGCGCCCTGCCCCATGAGAAAGTCGGCGATGATCGCACAGCGCTGTCGGATGTATTCCGGGGTTTTCTCGCCGTAGGGAATGTGCCCACAGTCAGCTACGTACAACAGCGACTCATTGGGCAGTAGCTGACGGATCTCCTCCAGCACCGACAGTCCGCCGACACCCGAGTCAAGCACACCGACTGGCGCTTCACTCATGTTGACCACCGCAGACGCTGCAACCCGGGTCGCGCTTGACCCGCAATTCGCGAAAACGTGTGCCCAGGGCATCGATCAACAGCAGGCGCCCCACCAGTGGCTCACCGAAACCGGCTAACAACTTCATGGCTTCGAGGGCTTGTAGACTGCCCACCAACCCCACCAGCGGCCCGAGTACACCGGCTTCGCTGCAGGTCAACTCGGCTTCGCTGCCGTGGCCGTAGAGGCAGTGGTAGCAAGGGCTTTCAGGGCGGCGCGGATCGAACACCGACAACTGCCCTTCCAAGCGAATCGCCGCACCACTGACCAGTGGTTTACCCGCGGTGACACACGCCGCGTTCACCGCTTCGCGGGTCGAGAAATTGTCGGAGCAATCCAACACCACATCCACCGTCGCGACCACGGCGGCCAGGCTGTCTTCGTCCATGGCCGTCGGGTGAGGCACCAACCGAACTTCAGGATTGATCGCCGTCAGGCGACGCATCGCCGAATCGACCTTGCTCAAGCCGACACTGTCAGTGTCGTGAATAATCTGGCGCTGCAGGTTGGTCAGGTCGACGGTGTCGAAATCCGCCAGGTGCAACTCGCCGACGCCTGCGGCGGCCAGGTACAACGCCACCGGAGCGCCGAGACCGCCGAGGCCGACGATCAACACGCGGCTTTGCTTGAGACGCAATTGACCGTCGATGTCGACGTGCTGCAACAGAATCTGCCGGCTATAGCGCAACAGCTCCTGATCGTTCAGCACGGCAGGCACCCCAGGCTGATGCGTTCATGACCGCCCAGGTCCTTGCGGCTGTGGACTTGCGTAAAGCCTTGGCTGCCCAGCAAATCACGCACCGCCTCGGCCTGGTCGTAACCGTGCTCAAGCATCAGCCATCCGCCCGGTTCGAGGTGACCCGGTGCCTGGTCAATGATCTGGCGCAGGTCATCGAGCCCATCTTGTCCCGCAACCAGCGCACTGGCCGGCTCGAAACGCACGTCGCCTTCGGCCAGATGCGGATCGGCGGCGGCGATGTAAGGCGGGTTGCTGATGATCAACTCAAAACGCTCGCCGTCCAGAGCGCTGAACCAGTGGCTGCTCAACACCGTGACGTTGCGCAGATCCAGGCGTTGACGATTGCGCTCGGCCAAGGCCACGGCTTCCAGCACACGGTCCACCGCAGTGACCGTCCAGGCCGGGCGCTCGCTGGCCAACGCCAGGGCAATCGCGCCACTGCCCGTGCCCAGGTCCAGGACTCGGGCCGGCGTGGCCGGTAGCAAGGCCAGTGCAGTTTCCACCAGCAGCTCGGTGTCAGGACGCGGGATCAGCGTGTGGGGCGCGACTTCCAGGTCGAGTTTCCAAAAGCCTTGCTGCCCGAGGATGTAGGCCACCGGCTCGCCGGAACGACGCCGGCGCAGGTATTCGGAAAACAGCAGCGCCGCCTCGCTCGGTACGATCCGCTCCGGCCAAGTGTGCAGAAAACTGCGGGACTTGCCCAGCGCAGCGGCCAGCAGCAACTCGGCGTCCAGCCGTGACGTGGGCGAATCCGGCAGCTCGGCAGCGCGTAACAGACTGGCGATGATGGTCATTTATTCACCTGTGCTTACTCGCCAATCGCAGCCAATTGGTCGGCCTGGTATTCGGCCAACAACGGCTCGATGACCGCATCGACACCACCGGCAAGAATTTCGTCGAGGGAATACAGGGTCAGGTTGACGCGATGGTCGGTGACCCGGCCCTGGGCGAAGTTGTAGGTACGGATCCGCTCGGAGCGATCCCCCGAACCTACCAGCAGTTTGCGCTCACTGGCGATAGCGTTGGCCGCGGCGCTGGTCTGCTGGTCGTTGAGCTTGGCCGACAGCCAGGCCATGGCCCGCGCCCGGTTCTTGTGTTGGGAGCGTTCTTCCTGGCACTCGACGACGATGCCCGAAGGCAAGTGAGTGATGCGGATTGCCGAGTCAGTCTTGTTGACGTGCTGGCCACCCGCGCCAGAGGAGCGGTAGGTGTCGACCCGCAGGTCCGCCGGGTTGATCTCGATGGCTTCCTGCTCGTCCGGCTCGGGCAATACCGCCACCGTGCAGGCCGAGGTGTGGATGCGACCCTGGGATTCGGTGGCCGGCACACGCTGGACACGGTGGGCACCGGATTCGAATTTCAGCTTGCCGTAGACGTTGTCGCCCTCGACTCGGGCGATGACTTCTTTATAGCCACCGTGTTCGCCTTCGTTCTCCGACAGGATCTCGACACGCCAGCCGCGACGCTCGGCGTAGCGCGAATACATGCGGAACAGGTCTCCGGAAAAAATCGCCGCCTCGTCACCACCGGTGCCGGCACGGATCTCGAGGAACACGTTGCGCCCATCGTTCGGGTCCTTGGGCAGCAGCATGCGTTGCAGGTTATCTTCCAGTTCGAGCAACCGCTCCTTGGCTTCGCGGACTTCTTCCACGGCCATTTCGCGCATGTCCGGGTCGTTGTCCTTGAGCAACGCCTGGGCGCCGTCGAGATCGCCCTGGACTTTGAGCAACTGTTTATACGTGGCGACAATCGGCTCGACTTCCGCGTACTCCTTGGAATAAGTGCGGAATTTGTTCTGGTCGGAAATGACTTCGCCATCGCCCAGCAAGGCGGTCAATTCTTCGAAACGGTCCTGGAGGATGTCCAGCTTATTGAGCAGTGACGCTTTCATTGCGGTTTTTTATCCGAAAAACTATCCGGTGAACCCTCACCGAGGGCAAAGAGCTCCTGGGCCATCGCCAGCGCATCGAGGCGGCCTTCGGCAGTCAGCTTCTTGAGCTGGACACTGGGAGCGTGGAGCAGTTTGTTGGTCAGGCCGCGCGCCAACTGCACCAGCACCTCTTCGGCACTGCTGCCGTTGGCCAGCAGGCGCAGGGCTTTCTGAAGTTCTTCGTCGCGCAGGCGCTCGCTCTGTTGACGATAAGCCTTGAGCACATCCACCGCCGCCAGCTCGCGCAAGCGCACCATGAAATCGTCGGCGCCGACGGTAATCATCTCTTCCGCCGCCTGGGCCGCGCCTTGCCGGCTCTTGAGGTTCTCGGCAACCACTTCGTGCAGGTCGTCGACGCTGTAGAGATAAACGTCGTCCAGTTCGCCGACTTCCGGCTCGATGTCCCGGGGGACGGCAATGTCCACCATGAAAATCGGTTTGTGCTTGCGTAGCTTCAGGGCACTTTCCACCGCGCCCTTGCCCAGGATCGGCAACTGGCTGGCGGTGGAACTGATGACGATGTCGCTGTGTACCAGCTCAGCCGGGATGTCCGACAGCAACACTGCGTGGGCGCCAAACTGCTCGGCCAGGGTACTGGCCCGTTCCAAGGTCCGGTTGGCAACCACGATGCGCTTCACACCCAAGTCATGCAGATGACGGGCGACCAGGGTAATGGTCTCGCCAGCGCCGATCAGCAGCGCCTGGCTACGTTGCAAATCACTGAAAATCTGTTTCGCCAGGCTGACGGCGGCAAACGCCACGGACACCGGATTCTCGCCGATGGCAGTGTCCGTGCGTACCTGCTTGGCGGCGTTGAACGTCGCCTGGAACAGGCGCCCCAGCAGCGGGCCGACAGTGCCGGCCTCCCGCGCCACGGCGTAGGCCGACTTCATCTGGCCGAGAATCTGCGGCTCACCCAACACCAGCGAATCAAGGCCCGAAGCGACACGCATCATGTGACGAACGGCCGCATCATCCTCATGCACGTAGGCACTGGCGCGCAGCTCTTCAAGGCTCAGATTGTGATATTCGGCCAGCCAGCGCAGCACCGAATCCGGTGAAACGTGATCCTGCTCTATATAAAGCTCGCTGCGATTGCAGGTGGAGAGGATCGCAGCTTCGCGACTGTCGGTCAGTCGGCAGAGCTGCTGCAGGGCCTCAACCAGCTGCTCAGGCGTAAAGGCCACGCGCTCGCGGACGTCTACTGAAGCAGTCTTGTGGTTAATACCAAGTGCAAGGAAGGCCATTCAAGGTCGCTGATGGTGACGTGAAGCCGGCAATTGTCCTACTTCGCCAGATTCAGAACAACCACTCGATCTCTATCGTCCCGAGCCGCGCCGTAAATCGACGGGGCGGTTATGTTTGACCGAAGGCTTGTGTCATGATGATCCGACCGCAGGTTAGTCGTCCTTTTCCTATATGAATAGATCTTCCGCGTTGCTCCTCGCTCTTGCCTTGCTCAGCGGCTGCCAGTCCATGGCCCCCGTGTCGACGGACGGTACGCCGCCGGTCGAAGACAGCACTCCGGCGCCTGAAAAACCCAAGGTCTACGGCTCGTTCAGCGAAGAAACCATCTTCAGCCTGTTGAGCGCCGAACTGGCAGGCCAGCGCAATCGTTTCGACATTGCGCTGGACAACTACGTGACCCAGGCCATCAACACTCAGGACCCGGGCATCTCCGAGCGTGCGTTTCGCATCGCCGAGTACCTGGGCGCCGACCAGGCCGCGTTGGATACCGCGCTGATCTGGGCCAGAAACGCCCCGGACGACCTCGAAGCACAACGCGCCGCCGCCGTACAACTGGCGCGTGCCGGGCGCTACGACGACTCCATGGTGTACATGGAGAAAGTCCTGCTGGGCAAGGGTGATACCCACTTCGATTTTCTGGCGCTGTCCGCAGCCGACACCGACCAGGAAACCCGCAACGGCCTGACAAAAAGCTTCGATCGTCTGTTGCAGCGTCATCCGAACAACGGCCAGCTGATTTTCGGCAAGGCCCTGCTGTTGCAGCAGGACGGCGATACCCAGGGTGCCCTCACGCTGCTGGAAGACAACCCGCCTGAGCCCGGCGAAGTGGCGCCGATCCTGCTGCGCGCACGCCTGTTGCAAGGCTTGAACCGCGGTGACGAAGCGCTGCCGCTGCTGGAAAAAAGCATCAAGAAGTATCCGGATGACAAACGCCTGCGCCTCACCTACGCCCGCATGCTGGTGGAAAACAACCGCATGGACGACGCCAAGGTGGAGTTTTCCAGCCTGGTCCAGCAATACCCGGAGGATGACGAGTTGCGTTATTCCCTGGCGCTGGTGTGCCTGGAAGCCAAGGCCTGGGACGAAGCCAAGGGTTATCTGGAAGACCTGATCGCCCGAGAGAGTCACGTCGACTCGGCCCACCTGAACCTGGGGCGCATCGCCGAAGAACGCAACGACCCGGAGAGCGCGCTGATCGAGTATGCCCAGGTCGGCCCGGGCAATGACTATCTGCCGGCGCAGTTGCGCCAGGCCGATATCCTGATGAGCAACGGTAAAACGGCCGAGGCCCAGAGCCGCCTCGCCGTCCAGCGCGACTCCCAACCGGACTACGGCATTCAGTTGTACCTGATCGAGGCCGAAACCTTGTCGGCCAACAATCAGGGCGACAAAGCCTGGAACGTGTTGCTACAAGCGTTGAAGCAGTACCCGGACGATTTGAACCTGCTGTACACCCGGGCCATGCTGGCGGAAAAACGCAATGACCTGGCCCAGATGGAGAAAGACCTGCGCCTGATCATCCAGCGCGACCCGGACAACGCCATGGCCCTCAATGCCCTCGGTTACACCTTGTCGGATCGCACCACCCGCTACGACGAAGCCAAGGTACTGATCGAAAAAGCCCACCAGATCAATCCCGAAGACCCGGCAGTGCTCGACAGCCTGGGCTGGGTGAATTTCCGCCTGGGCAATCTCGACGAGGCCGAACGCTTGTTGCGCCAGGCCCTGGAGCGTTTTCCCGACCAGGAAGTCGCCGCTCACCTGGGCGAAGTCCTGTGGGCCAACGGCAAACAGCGCGAAGCCCGGCAGATCTGGAGCCGGTTCCTCAAGGACCAGCCTGACAGCCCCATTTTGCGCAGCACCATCAAACGCCTGACCGGATCAGAGACCCTTTAAGATTATGTTTTTGCGCCATTTCATCGTGTTCAGCTTCATCGCCCTGCTCGCCGGTTGCGCGGGCTTCGGCGCCCGTGAATCCGTCCAGGGCCAAGGCAACCAAGCCCAGTGGCGCGAACATAAGCAACAACTGAGTGGCCTCGATGGCTGGCAGATCGACGGCAAGATCGGCATTCGCGCCCCGAAAGACTCCGGCAGCGGCACGCTGTTCTGGTTGCAACGCCAGGACTACTACGACATTCGCCTGTCCGGCCCACTGGGTCGCGGCGCGGCGCGCCTGACCGGCCGACCGGGCCAGGTCTCGCTGGAGGTCGCCAACCAGGGGCGCTACGAGGCTCCCACCCCCGAAGCGTTGCTGGAAGAACAATTGGGCTGGAAGCTGCCGGTGTCCCACCTGACCTGGTGGGTTCGCGGACTGCCGGCACCGGACAGCAAGAGCCGCCTGACCCTCGACGCAGACAGCCGCCTGTCCAATCTGGAGCAGGATGACTGGCAGATCGAATACCTCAGCTACGCCCAGCAAAATGGCTACTGGCTGCCTGAGCGCATCAAGCTGCACGGCAGCAACCTCGACGTCACGCTGGTAATCAAGCAATGGCAGCCGCGCAAACTGGGGCAATGACATGACCGCTGCACGCCTGACCTTGCCCTCCCCGGCCAAGCTCAACCTGATGTTGCACATCCTGGGTCGTCGGCCGGACGGCTATCACGAACTGCAGACAATTTTTCAGTTCCTGGACTACGGCGATGAAATCACCTTTGCCGTGCGCGACGACGGGGTGATTCGCCTGCACACCGAATTCGAAGGCGTCCCCCACGACAGCAACCTGATCGTCAAAGCCGCGAAACGACTCCAGGAACAATCCGGTTGTTCGCTGGGCATTGATATCTGGATCGAAAAAATCCTGCCCATGGGCGGCGGCATCGGTGGTGGCAGCTCGAATGCGGCGACGACGCTCCTGGGACTCAACCACCTGTGGCAGCTGGGCTGGGATGCCGATCGCCTGGCCGCGCTGGGCCTGACGCTGGGCGCTGACGTGCCGGTTTTCGTGCGTGGCCACGCCGCTTTCGCCGAGGGCGTGGGGGAAAAACTCACACCGGTAGAACCCGAAGAACCCTGGTACTTGGTACTGGTACCGCAAGTATCTGTAAGTACAGCAGAAATTTTTTCAGATCCGCTGTTGACACGTAACTCCCCGCCCATTAAAGTGCGCCCCGTTCCCAAGGGAAACAGTCGAAATGACTGCTTACCGGTGGTAGCAAGGCGTTATCCAGATGTTCGTAACGCCTTGAATTTGTTAGGTAAATTTACCGAAGCAAAACTCACCGGAACTGGAAGTTGTGTGTTTGGGGGCTTCCCAAGCAAAGCTGAAGCTGATAAAGTCTCGGCCCTTCTGACAGAGACCCTTACGGGGTTTGTAGCAAAAGGAAGCAACGTTTCGATGTTGCATCGCAAGCTGCAAAGCCTGCTCTAAAAGGAATCGAGTGCTGGGCACTCGCAGCAACAGATACAGGGGCGTCGCCAAGCGGTAAGGCAGCAGGTTTTGATCCTGCCATGCGTTGGTTCGAATCCAGCCGCCCCTGCCATTTTCCTATACTCATCCAGGTTACCCTCAGCCTTCAGGTACTGCGCGTGTCCAAGATGATGGTCTTTACGGGGAACGCCAACCCCGATCTGGCTCGGCGTGTAGTACGTCAGCTGCATATCCCTCTCGGTGACATTTCTGTCGGTAAGTTCTCCGACGGCGAAATCACTGCCGAGATCAATGAAAACGTTCGCGGTAAAGACGTCTTCATTATTCAGCCGACTTGCGCTCCGACCAACGATAACCTGATGGAACTCGTCGTGATGGCTGATGCCTTCCGCCGTTCCTCGGCTACTCGTATCACTGCTGTTATTCCTTACTTTGGTTATGCCCGTCAGGATCGCCGTCCGCGTTCCGCACGTGTGGCAATCAGCGCGAAAGTCGTGGCTGATATGCTGACCGTAGTCGGCATCGATCGTGTCCTCACGGTTGATCTGCATGCTGACCAGATCCAGGGCTTCTTCGATATTCCCGTGGACAACATCTACGGCTCCCCAGTCCTGGTGGATGACATTGAAGATCAGCGCTTCGAAAACCTGATGATCGTGTCCCCGGACATTGGTGGCGTCGTGCGTGCACGGGCCGTTGCCAAATCCCTGGGCGTGGATCTGGGTATCATCGACAAACGCCGCGAGAAGGCCAATCACTCCGAAGTGATGCACATCATCGGCGATGTCGAAGGGCGTACCTGTATTCTGGTCGATGACATGGTCGATACCGCCGGCACCCTGTGCCACGCGGCCAAGGCCCTGAAAGAGCATGGCGCTGCCAAGGTCTTTGCCTACTGCACACACCCTGTGCTGTCGGGTCGAGCGATCGAAAACATTGAAAATTCCGTGCTGGACGAACTGGTGGTGACGAACACCATCCCGTTGTCCGCTGCCGCACAGGCCTGTGCGCGTATCCGCCAACTGGATATCGCACCGGTTGTTGCCGAAGCGGTTCGCCGCATCAGCAATGAAGAATCGATCAGCGCGATGTTCCGCTAAGGGCCCTGCCCTTGCCGTGACATCTCGTTGACGAAAAGCGCCCCGCCCCGGCATTCACTGTCGGGGCGGGGCTTTTTTGCCCATATCGCCTTTAGCGCTGGTCGCAAGCGCTGGGGTGAATGTGGTTACTTTGGAGATACAACATGAACGAATTTACCCTGAATGCTGAAGTGCGTTCCGACCTGGGGAAAGGTGCGAGCCGCCGCCTGCGTCGTCTCGCAAGCCTGGTTCCAGCTGTAGTCTACGGTGGCGAGAAAGCCCCTGAGTCCATCAGCATGCTGGCCAAAGAAGTTGCCAAACTGCTCGAAAACGAAGCGGCCTACAGCCACATCATCGAGCTGAACGTTGGTGGCACCAAGCAAAACGTCGTGATCAAAGCCCTGCAGCGTCACCCGGCCAAAGGCCACGTGATGCACGCTGACTTCGTACGCGTAGTAGCCGGCCAGAAACTGACCGCTATCGTGCCTGTACACTTCGTTGGCGAAGCGGCTCCAATCAAGAAAGGCGGCGAGATCTCGCACGTGACTTCGGAAATCGAAGTAACTTGCCTGCCGAAAGACCTGCCTGAATTCATCGAAGTCGACCTGACTGACGCCGAAGTCGGCACG
This genomic window contains:
- a CDS encoding molybdopterin-synthase adenylyltransferase MoeB; the protein is MLNDQELLRYSRQILLQHVDIDGQLRLKQSRVLIVGLGGLGAPVALYLAAAGVGELHLADFDTVDLTNLQRQIIHDTDSVGLSKVDSAMRRLTAINPEVRLVPHPTAMDEDSLAAVVATVDVVLDCSDNFSTREAVNAACVTAGKPLVSGAAIRLEGQLSVFDPRRPESPCYHCLYGHGSEAELTCSEAGVLGPLVGLVGSLQALEAMKLLAGFGEPLVGRLLLIDALGTRFRELRVKRDPGCSVCGGQHE
- the hemA gene encoding glutamyl-tRNA reductase, which encodes MAFLALGINHKTASVDVRERVAFTPEQLVEALQQLCRLTDSREAAILSTCNRSELYIEQDHVSPDSVLRWLAEYHNLSLEELRASAYVHEDDAAVRHMMRVASGLDSLVLGEPQILGQMKSAYAVAREAGTVGPLLGRLFQATFNAAKQVRTDTAIGENPVSVAFAAVSLAKQIFSDLQRSQALLIGAGETITLVARHLHDLGVKRIVVANRTLERASTLAEQFGAHAVLLSDIPAELVHSDIVISSTASQLPILGKGAVESALKLRKHKPIFMVDIAVPRDIEPEVGELDDVYLYSVDDLHEVVAENLKSRQGAAQAAEEMITVGADDFMVRLRELAAVDVLKAYRQQSERLRDEELQKALRLLANGSSAEEVLVQLARGLTNKLLHAPSVQLKKLTAEGRLDALAMAQELFALGEGSPDSFSDKKPQ
- a CDS encoding acyloxyacyl hydrolase; translated protein: MKRLFCFAAFAAALLGHTYTAQAAGVEFGVGQTSDSTMTYRLGMQFDWDKSWWQSDVGRLTGYWSGAYTYWDGDETSSNHSLSFSPVFVYEFAGQNVKPYIEAGVGVALFANTEVESNKLGTAFQFEDRIGFGLRFNGGHEVGIRATHYSNAGIKSTNDGVESYALHYTMPL
- the lolB gene encoding lipoprotein insertase outer membrane protein LolB — protein: MFLRHFIVFSFIALLAGCAGFGARESVQGQGNQAQWREHKQQLSGLDGWQIDGKIGIRAPKDSGSGTLFWLQRQDYYDIRLSGPLGRGAARLTGRPGQVSLEVANQGRYEAPTPEALLEEQLGWKLPVSHLTWWVRGLPAPDSKSRLTLDADSRLSNLEQDDWQIEYLSYAQQNGYWLPERIKLHGSNLDVTLVIKQWQPRKLGQ
- a CDS encoding YkgJ family cysteine cluster protein; its protein translation is MKIIPLHEIAAPAVTCSTCAACCCQLEVMLITDTGVPERFIDTDDWGGEVMLRLDDGWCAALDRDTMMCTIYEKRPLICREFEMGAPECIEERLGIATAYR
- the prmC gene encoding peptide chain release factor N(5)-glutamine methyltransferase, which translates into the protein MTIIASLLRAAELPDSPTSRLDAELLLAAALGKSRSFLHTWPERIVPSEAALLFSEYLRRRRSGEPVAYILGQQGFWKLDLEVAPHTLIPRPDTELLVETALALLPATPARVLDLGTGSGAIALALASERPAWTVTAVDRVLEAVALAERNRQRLDLRNVTVLSSHWFSALDGERFELIISNPPYIAAADPHLAEGDVRFEPASALVAGQDGLDDLRQIIDQAPGHLEPGGWLMLEHGYDQAEAVRDLLGSQGFTQVHSRKDLGGHERISLGCLPC
- the murI gene encoding glutamate racemase → MSEAPVGVLDSGVGGLSVLEEIRQLLPNESLLYVADCGHIPYGEKTPEYIRQRCAIIADFLMGQGAKALVVACNTATVAAVADLRRDFPHWPIVGMEPAVKPAAAATRSGIVGVLATTGTLQSAKFAALLDRFATDVRVITQPCPGLVELIEAGDLHSPALHQLLQQYVDPLLAAGCDTLILGCTHYPFLKPLLKQMIPEHISLIDTGAAVARQLQRLLAERALLAEGPASETQLWTSADPIHLRKILPLLWHSSGVVRSFDL
- a CDS encoding SDR family oxidoreductase, with the protein product MALRPPRRYWLTGAGNGVGASLAEAILDTGAHLAMSSRSAQSCEALCARYPGQVLALPGDLTDSQTVREIGEKITQQWGSLDTVILNAGTAEYSGDHPVIEHIVRSNLLVASLCIDTALPLLRAGIAPHLAGIASPATYLPPSLTEVGGSGMRYLFESTRLDLIPEDIDVTLVHPGYDNPALSHGDCFPAPVRWSAETAANHILSQLIDRHPEVALPAASMTVLWPLPSSNESLQAGIDSSQASDKCPIKGQP
- a CDS encoding tetratricopeptide repeat protein, whose protein sequence is MNRSSALLLALALLSGCQSMAPVSTDGTPPVEDSTPAPEKPKVYGSFSEETIFSLLSAELAGQRNRFDIALDNYVTQAINTQDPGISERAFRIAEYLGADQAALDTALIWARNAPDDLEAQRAAAVQLARAGRYDDSMVYMEKVLLGKGDTHFDFLALSAADTDQETRNGLTKSFDRLLQRHPNNGQLIFGKALLLQQDGDTQGALTLLEDNPPEPGEVAPILLRARLLQGLNRGDEALPLLEKSIKKYPDDKRLRLTYARMLVENNRMDDAKVEFSSLVQQYPEDDELRYSLALVCLEAKAWDEAKGYLEDLIARESHVDSAHLNLGRIAEERNDPESALIEYAQVGPGNDYLPAQLRQADILMSNGKTAEAQSRLAVQRDSQPDYGIQLYLIEAETLSANNQGDKAWNVLLQALKQYPDDLNLLYTRAMLAEKRNDLAQMEKDLRLIIQRDPDNAMALNALGYTLSDRTTRYDEAKVLIEKAHQINPEDPAVLDSLGWVNFRLGNLDEAERLLRQALERFPDQEVAAHLGEVLWANGKQREARQIWSRFLKDQPDSPILRSTIKRLTGSETL
- the prfA gene encoding peptide chain release factor 1; the protein is MKASLLNKLDILQDRFEELTALLGDGEVISDQNKFRTYSKEYAEVEPIVATYKQLLKVQGDLDGAQALLKDNDPDMREMAVEEVREAKERLLELEDNLQRMLLPKDPNDGRNVFLEIRAGTGGDEAAIFSGDLFRMYSRYAERRGWRVEILSENEGEHGGYKEVIARVEGDNVYGKLKFESGAHRVQRVPATESQGRIHTSACTVAVLPEPDEQEAIEINPADLRVDTYRSSGAGGQHVNKTDSAIRITHLPSGIVVECQEERSQHKNRARAMAWLSAKLNDQQTSAAANAIASERKLLVGSGDRSERIRTYNFAQGRVTDHRVNLTLYSLDEILAGGVDAVIEPLLAEYQADQLAAIGE
- the ispE gene encoding 4-(cytidine 5'-diphospho)-2-C-methyl-D-erythritol kinase; the protein is MTAARLTLPSPAKLNLMLHILGRRPDGYHELQTIFQFLDYGDEITFAVRDDGVIRLHTEFEGVPHDSNLIVKAAKRLQEQSGCSLGIDIWIEKILPMGGGIGGGSSNAATTLLGLNHLWQLGWDADRLAALGLTLGADVPVFVRGHAAFAEGVGEKLTPVEPEEPWYLVLVPQVSVSTAEIFSDPLLTRNSPPIKVRPVPKGNSRNDCLPVVARRYPDVRNALNLLGKFTEAKLTGTGSCVFGGFPSKAEADKVSALLTETLTGFVAKGSNVSMLHRKLQSLL